A single Methanothrix sp. DNA region contains:
- a CDS encoding Hsp20/alpha crystallin family protein, producing MIYLDTPADPDSAKASYKNGILTLELDKKQKRKERRCRSTRWIDQELD from the coding sequence ATGATATATCTGGACACTCCTGCCGATCCAGACAGCGCCAAGGCATCCTATAAGAACGGCATATTGACATTGGAGCTGGACAAGAAGCAGAAGAGAAAGGAAAGGAGGTGCAGATCGACTAGGTGGATCGACCAGGAGCTCGATTAA